In the Drosophila gunungcola strain Sukarami unplaced genomic scaffold, Dgunungcola_SK_2 000001F, whole genome shotgun sequence genome, one interval contains:
- the LOC128261889 gene encoding zinc finger protein 236: MDLRKLCRICFVDSAAVDIREHRSSGSSDHTVLELIQAMFGRNIALNLTEELPMICSGCLEECQQQYSFFRKLKFANQQLLQLYNEAQVEMCLEPDAKDEHAETKAGEDCEAWEEFAPQDIIVLEPEQLAEPIKMEGRAESGPKPSQRLANQDSLIVSEFLPATTAQPRLDLSDSRLQLLEPPAYEMRTVDYAAVELKHYNLDEYNETNRLLDVEPSGSQAIYKCQYCPLAYASPQYLKTHVRNSHVCKYCTTAFAKVRDLNEHIRHKHSHHQCVVCSNSFSTSSNLRAHLKKIHGVQLPAQVALLDYRPATTDQDSPRNQ; the protein is encoded by the exons ATGGACCTGCGTAAATTATGCCGCATTTGTTTTGTGGACAGCGCTGCGGTGGACATCAGGGAGCACAGGAGCAGCGGCAGCTCGGATCACACTGTCCTCGAGCTGATACAGGCCATGTTCGGCAGG AACATAGCGCTGAATTTAACTGAGGAGCTGCCCATGATTTGCAGTGGCTGCCTGGAGGAATGTCAGCAGCAATATTCCTTTTTCCGTAAGCTCAAGTTCGCCAACCAGCAACTCCTGCAGCTCTACAACGAGGCGCAGGTGGAAATGTGCCTGGAGCCAGATGCCAAGGATGAGCATGCGGAAACGAAGGCAGGAGAGGATTGCGAGGCTTGGGAGGAGTTTGCACCACAGGACATTATTGTACTAGAACCCGAGCAACTGGCAGAGCCAATAAAAATGGAGGGAAGGGCAGAATCAGGGCCAAAGCCCTCCCAGAGGCTGGCCAATCAGGACTCACTGATTGTGTCCGAGTTTCTGCCCGCCACAACCGCCCAACCACGTCTGGATCTGTCTGATTCCCGCCTGCAGCTATTGGAGCCACCCGCCTACGAGATGCGCACCGTTGACTACGCGGCTGTCGAGTTAAAGCACTACAACTTGGACGAGTACAACGAGACCAATCGCCTGCTCGACGTGGAGCCCAGTGGCAGCCAAGCCATCTACAAGTGCCAGTACTGCCCGCTGGCCTACGCCTCGCCCCAGTACCTGAAGACCCATGTGCGCAACTCGCACGTCTGCAAGTACTGCACCACGGCCTTCGCCAAGGTGCGCGATCTCAACGAACATATCCGGCACAAGCACTCGCACCACCAGTGCGTCGTCTGCTCCAACAGCttcagcaccagcagcaatcTGAGGGCTCATCTTAAGAAAATCCACGGCGTCCAGCTGCCCGCCCAGGTGGCACTGCTGGATTACAGACCAGCCACCACGGACCAGGACAGTCCACGAAATCAATAA